The genomic region TCGTAATGGCTATGAGGAGTTCGAGCGGTTAGGGCTCGATCGCTGGCTTGCAATGCTCGGAGGGTTTCATCTGGCTTCAGGTGCTTGTCTGGTGCTCGACTTTGGTACTGCAGTCACTGCTGATTTTGTCGCTAGGGATGGTGAGCATCTCGGGGGGTTCATCTGTCCGGGAATGCCCTTGATGCGTAACCAGTTGCGTACTCATACCCGTAGAATCCGCTATGGCGACCTTGCTGCCGAGCGCGCTTTGGAGAGTCTTGCTCCTGGGCGTACTACCGTCGAGGCGGTCGAGCGAGGTTGCTTGCTGATGTTGAGGGGCTTTGTTCAGGCTCAGCTAGAGTTGGCGCGCAGCTATTGGGGGGAGGATTTCGCTGTATTCCTCACAGGAGGAGATGCTGATCTGGTCTCCGAGACTGTGCCTGAGGCCAAGGTGGTTCCAGATCTGGTGTTTGTAGGGTTGGCTATGGCGTGTCCCTTGTCTTGAGGTTTTTATGCGTTGGTTGTTCCTGCTACTGCTTGTTCTCAATGTGTTCTATTACGTCTGGCACCAACAGGAGGCTCCGCTTCGCGCGAAGGATGTGACCCCCTTGAGTTTGTATAGGGGCTCTCAGCAGGACATTCGTTTGTTGAGCGAGGCGACTGATACGACTCGAGACAAAGGAAAATCTGCGCAGACGGAAAGCAGTTGTCTCTATCTGGGTGGTTCTGCCCGGCAGGAAGTCGCTCAGGCAATCGAGCATCGATTGAGTGGCATGGACATCAAGTTTCAGTCCTTACCGAAGGATCTCCCTGAATACGCGGGTTACTGGGTGCGTGTGGCGCCGGAAAGCCGGCGTTTGCTGGATGACTTGCAGTTGCAAAGCCTTTCTAAAGAATTCAATGAGTTAAAACATAAAATAATGCCGTGTGAGGGGGTTGCGCCTGCCGAATAGTTTGCATAGAATGGCGCCCGCTTCGCAGTGAAGACCTTTTAAAGGTTGACGGTGCAAGGCGAGGTCAACGCAGCTAACCTCAGGTTTTTAATGAGAAAATGCTTGACAGAAGGCTGGCATAGTATAGAATGCCGGCTCGCTTAGGAGGGGTTCCCGAGCGGCCAAAGGGATCAGACTGTAAATCTGACGTCTACGACTTCGAAGGTTCGAATCCTTCCCCCTCCACCATTTTTAGCGAGAGCTGCAAGCTCCGCGGGTATAGTTTAGTGGTAGAACCTCAGCCTTCCAAGCTGATGATGCGGGTTCGATTCCCGCTACCCGCTCCAGGTTTGCAGATCCTGCAAAGTGTTACGCTCTTGTAGCTCAGTTGGTAGAGCACACCCTTGGTAAGGGTGAGGTCAGCGGTTCAAATCCGCTCAAGAGCTCCATATAACAAGGCAGATATGAAAATATCTGCCTTTGTTTTAATGGCTTGTAGATGCGCGCTGTTGTTCGAGAGGGTGGTCGTGCATGATGGTGTTGGCGCCTGTAGCCAGGATCATTGAGTAAATTGTTGTAAAGTCTTTTTCGGGCCGGCATAATGGTCGGCCTGATTTTGTTTTAGGTCAGTAGCTCAATTGGCAGAGCGACGGTCTCCAAAACCGTAGGTTGGGGGTTCGATTCCCTCCTGACCTGCCAGATTCACCTGGTGTGTCTGGCTTTCTTTTCACAGGATCTTCATAGATGACTCCTAAAGCTGAAGCTCAAGGTTCTCGCTTCGATCTGCTCAAGTGGCTGGTAGTAGTTGCTTTGGTGATTGTTGGTGTTGTTGGCAATCAGTATTACTCTGCTTCGCCGATCCTGTACCGCGTGCTCGCTTTGCTGGTCATTGCTGCTGTAGCTGCCTTTGTAGGCCTGCAGACGGTTAAGGGCAAGTCTTTCTTTGTACTGGTTAAGGAAGCGCGCACCGAGATTCGTAAAGTCGTTTGGCCAACTCGCCAAGAAACCACGCAGACCACGTTGATCGTTGTGGCTGTTGTTCTGGTTATGGCGTTGCTGTTGTGGGGGCTTGATTCCCTGCTCGGTTGGCTTGTTTCCTTGATCGTCGGCTAAGGGTGTCCCGTGGCTAAGCGTTGGTACGTTGTGCATGCTTACTCCGGTTACGAGAAGCATGTCATGCGTTCGTTGATCGAGCGCGTAAAGCTGGCTGGCATGGAAGATGGCTTCGGCGAAATTCTGGTTCCCACTGAAGAAGTGGTTGAAATGCGTAATGGCCAGAAGCGCAAAAGCGAACGCAAATTCTTCCCTGGTTATGTGCTGGTTCAGATGGACATGAACGAGGGTACTTGGCACTTGGTCAAGGATACTCCTCGGGTGATGGGTTTCATCGGTGGTACTGCCGACAAGCCTGCACCAATCACAGATAAAGAAGCAGAAGCGATTCTGCGTCGTGTTGCTGATGGTAGCGACAAGCCGAAGCCGAAGACGTTGTTCGAGCCGGGTGAGTCGGTACGCGTCAACGACGGGCCGTTTGCTGATTTTACCGGCACGGTTGAAGAGGTTAACTACGAAAAGAGCCGGATCCAAGTGGCGGTGCTCATTTTCGGTCGCTCTACTCCGGTAGAGTTGGAGTTCAGTCAGGTCGAAAAGGTCTAGCTGAGCAAGCATCCCAACCCCGCAGCCCTAGGCTGTGGGGTTTTGTCGTCACTGGGATAAACGCGCAAGTAACCGGGGAGCCTTTCGAGGCGTTTGAACCCGTAATTGGAGTGCCTCATGGCCAAGAAGATTACCGCTTACATCAAGCTGCAAGTGAAGGCCGCTCAGGCTAACCCAAGCCCACCTGTTGGTCCTGCTCTGGGTCAGCACGGCGTGAACATCATGGAATTCTGCAAGGCTTTCAACGCCCGTACTCAGGGTCTTGAGCCAGGTCTGCCGACTCCAGTGATCATCACTGTCTACAGCGACCGTAGCTTCACGTTCGAAACCAAATCCACCCCTGCTTCGGTTCTGCTGAAGAAGGCTGCTGGTCTGACTAGCGGTTCCGCTCGTCCGAACACCGTTAAGGTTGGCACTGTGACTCGTGCTCAGCTGGAAGAAATCGCGAAAACCAAAAACGCGGATCTGACTGCAGCTGATATGGAAGCAGCCGTGCGTACTATCGCCGGTTCTGCTCGTAGCATGGGCCTTAACGTGGAGGGTGTGTAATGGCTAAGCTGACCAAGCGTCAAAAGGCTATCGCCGGCAAAATCGAAGCAGGCAAGGCCTACAACTTTGTAGATGCTGCTGCTCTGCTGTCCGAGCTGTCGACTGTCAAGTTCAGCGAGTCGTTCGACGTTGCTGTGAACCTGGGTGTTGACCCGCGTAAATCCGACCAGGTCGTTCGTAGCGCTACCGTGCTGCCGCACGGTACTGGCAAGACCGTTCGCGTTGCTGTGTTCACTCAGGGTCCAGCTGCCGAGGCCGCTCTGGCTGCCGGCGCTGACCGTGTAGGTATGGACGACTTGGCTGCCGAAATGAAAGGCGGCGACCTGAACTATGACGTAGTGATCGCATCCCCGGATGCAATGCGCGTTGTAGGTCAGTTGGGTCAGATCCTCGGTCCACGTGGTCTGATGCCTAACCCTAAAGTCGGCACTGTAACTCCAGACGTAGCTACCGCGGTTAAAAACGCCAAGGCTGGTCAGGTTCGTTATCGCACCGACAAAAACGGCATCATCCATACTTCCGTTGGCAAAGTCGGCTTTGACGCCGTCAAGCTGAAGGAAAACGTTGAAGCTCTGATCGCTGATCTGAAGCGTATCAAGCCAGCTTCTTCGAAAGGTATTTACGTCAAGCGCGTTACCCTGAGCACCACCATGGGTCCAGGTCTGGTCATCGACCAAGGCTCGCTCGACGCATAAGACACAGGTTGGCGCAAGCGATTGCGCCAATTGAAAGATTGGGGTCCCTGCCTGGCGGGGGCTATCCAAGACCGTAGGCGACGCAAGTCTTAAACCTCAAGCCTACGCAGATGGTGCTCCCGGTTCCTTACCGAATCAGACACCAAAACGACATCCGGCTTAGGCCAGATGAAACGGTAACAAGCAGGAGTTAAACCCGTGGCAATTAAACTCGAAGACAAGAAGGCCATCGTCGCTGAAGTCAACGAGGCTGCCAAAGTCGCTCTGTCCGCTGTCGTGGTTGATGCCCGTGGCGTAACAGTAAGCGCGATGACCGGACTCCGTAAAGAGGCTCGTGAAGCTGGCGTTTTCGTACGTGTTGTGCGTAACACCCTGCTCAAGCGCGCTGTTGCTGACACTGAATTCAGTGTTCTCAACGACGTGTTCACCGGCCCGACCTTGATTGCATTCTCCAACGAACATCCGGGCGCTGCTGCTCGTATCTTCAAGGAATTCGCAAAAGGTCAGGACAAGTTCGAGATCAAGGCAGCTGCGTTCGAGGGCAAGTTCCTCGCAGCTAACCAAATCGACGTGCTGGCAACTCTGCCGACCCGTGACGAAGCAATTTCCCAGCTGATGAGCGTGATTCAAGGCGCTACCAGCAAATTGGCTCGTACTCTGGCGGCAATTCGCGACCAAAAAGAAGCAGTTGCAGCCTAAGGCTCGTCTCCTTCTCGCGTTTTTTGTTTATTTCGATGGTCGCGTAGGCCGTCCCCAATATCAGGAATTAGATTCATGTCTATCTCTCAAGACGATATCCTCAACGCCGTAGCTGAAATGTCGGTTATCCAGGTTGTTGAGCTGATCAAAGCTTTCGAAGAAAAATTCGGCGTTACCGCTGCTGCTGCATCGGCTGGTCCAGCTGCTGCTGCCGCTGTTGTTGAAGAACAAACTGAATTCAACGTCATGCTGACCGAAGCTGGCGAGAAGAAAGTTAACGTGATCAAGGCTGTACGTGAACTGACCGGTCTGGGCCTGAAAGAAGCCAAGGCTGTAGTTGACGGCGCTCCTGCCATGGTTCTGGAAGCTGTTGCCAAAGACGCAGCTGACAAAGCCAAAGCAGCTCTGGAAGAAGCAGGCGCTAAAGTCGAGCTGAAGTAAGCATCGACTTTGCTCCTCCAGCCCGAGCGTTAAGCGAAAGGCTGATGGCTGGTGGCTCTTGCCACCGGCCTTTTTCCGTTATTGGCGGCCGACTGGGTTGGTGCTGATAACGAGCTGTATCCACCCGATGCGGTGGCGCAAACCATGGGGTTTGCACGATTTTCTGGCTGCTCCCGTCGGGAGGGGCCAAACAAGCAGGTGACCAAGCTGGGGAACGCTGATGGCTTACTCATATACTGAGAAAAAACGTATCCGCAAGGACTTTAGCAAGTTGCCGGACGTCATGGATGTGCCGTACCTCCTGGCCATCCAGCTGGATTCGTATCGTGAATTCTTGCAAGCGGGAGCGACTAAAGATCAGTTCCGCGACGTGGGCCTGCATGCGGCCTTCAAATCCGTTTTCCCGATCATCAGCTACTCCGGCAATGCTGCGCTGGAGTACGTCGGTTATCGCCTGGGCGAACCGGCATTTGATGTCAAAGAATGCGTATTGCGCGGTGTAACTTACGCCGTACCTTTGCGGGTAAAAGTGCGCCTGATCATTTTCGACAAAGAGTCGTCGAATAAAGCGATCAAGGACATCAAAGAGCAAGAAGTCTACATGGGTGAAATCCCCCTGATGACTGAGAACGGTACCTTCGTAATCAACGGTACCGAGCGTGTAATCGTTTCCCAGCTGCACCGTTCCCCGGGCGTGTTCTTCGACCACGACCGTGGCAAGACGCACAGCTCCGGCAAACTGCTGTACTCTGCGCGCATCATTCCTTACCGCGGTTCGTGGCTGGACTTCGAGTTCGACCCGAAAGATTGCGTATTTGTGCGTATCGACCGTCGTCGCAAGCTGCCTGCATCGGTACTGCTGCGCGCGCTGGGCTATACCACTGAAGAAGTGCTGGACGCGTTCTACACCACCAACGTCTTCCACGTGCAGGGTGAAAACCTCAGCCTGGAACTGGTGCCTCAGCGCCTGCGTGGTGAAATCGCTGTCCTCGATATTCAGGATGACAAAGGCAAGGTTATTGTCGAGCAGGGTCGTCGTATCACCGCTCGCCACATCAACCAGCTGGAAAAAGCCGGGATCAAAGAGCTGCAAGTGCCTCTGGACTACGTCCTGGGTCGCACTACCGCCAAGGTCATCGTGCATCCGGCTACCGGCGAAATCCTGGCAGAGTGCAACACCGAGCTGAACACCGAAATCCTGGCAAAAATTGCCAAGGCGGGCGTTGTTCGCATCGAAACTCTGTACACCAACGATATCGACTGCGGTCCGTTCGTCTCCGACACCCTGAAGATCGACTCCACCAGCAACCAATTGGAAGCGCTGGTCGAGATCTATCGCATGATGCGTCCAGGCGAGCCGCCAACCAAGGACGCTGCCGAGACACTGTTCAACAACCTGTTCTTCAGTCCTGAGCGCTATGACCTGTCTGCGGTCGGCCGGATGAAGTTCAACCGTCGTATCGGTCGTACCGAGATCGAAGGTTCGGGTGTGTTGTGCAAAGAAGACATCGTCGCGGTTCTGAAGACTCTGGTCGACATCCGTAACGGTAAAGGCATCGTCGATGACATCGACCACCTGGGTAACCGTCGTGTTCGCTGCGTAGGCGAAATGGCCGAGAACCAGTTCCGCGTTGGCTTGGTACGTGTTGAGCGTGCGGTCAAAGAGCGTCTGTCGATGGCGGAAAGCGAAGGCCTGATGCCGCAAGACCTGATCAACGCCAAGCCAGTGGCTGCGGCGGTGAAAGAGTTCTTCGGTTCCAGCCAGCTGTCCCAGTTCATGGACCAGAACAACCCGCTGTCCGAGATCACCCACAAACGTCGTGTCTCTGCACTCGGCCCTGGCGGTTTGACTCGTGAGCGTGCTGGCTTCGAAGTTCGTGACGTACACCCGACTCACTACGGTCGTGTATGCCCGATTGAAACGCCGGAAGGTCCGAACATCGGTCTGATCAACTCCCTGGCCGCCTATGCGCGCACCAACCAGTACGGCTTCCTCGAGAGCCCGTACCGTGTGGTGAAAGACGCTCTGGTAACCGACGAGATCGTGTTCCTGTCCGCCATCGAAGAAGCCGATCATGTGATCGCTCAGGCTTCGGCCACGATGAACGACAAGAAAGTCCTGATCGACGAGCTCGTAGCTGTTCGTCACTTGAACGAGTTCACGGTCAAGGCGCCGGAAGACGTCACCTTGATGGACGTATCGCCGAAGCAGGTAGTTTCGGTTGCTGCGTCGCTGATCCCGTTCCTCGAGCACGACGACGCCAACCGTGCGTTGATGGGTTCGAACATGCAGCGTCAAGCTGTACCAACCCTGCGTGCTGACAAGCCGCTGGTCGGTACCGGCATGGAACGTAACGTGGCTCGCGACTCCGGCGTTTGCGTCGTGGCTCGTCGTGGCGGCGTGATCGATTCTGTCGACGCCAGCCGTATCGTGGTTCGTGTTGCTGATGATGAAGTTGAAACCGGCGAAGCTGGTGTCGACATCTACAACCTGACCAAGTACACCCGCTCCAACCAGAACACCTGCATCAACCAGCGTCCGCTGGTGAGCAAAGGCGATCGGGTTCAGCGCAGCGACATCATGGCTGACGGTCCGTCCACCGATATGGGTGAGCTGGCTCTGGGTCAGAACATGCGCATCGCGTTCATGGCATGGAACGGCTTCAACTTCGAAGACTCCATCTGCCTGTCCGAGCGTGTTGTTCAGGAAGACCGTTTCACCACGATCCACATTCAGGAACTGACCTGTGTGGCGCGTGACACCAAGCTTGGGCCAGAGGAAATCACTGCAGACATCCCGAACGTGGGTGAAGCTGCACTGAACAAACTGGACGAAGCCGGTATCGTTTACGTAGGTGCTGAAGTAGGCGCAGGCGACATTCTG from Pseudomonas sp. GGS8 harbors:
- the rplK gene encoding 50S ribosomal protein L11, which produces MAKKITAYIKLQVKAAQANPSPPVGPALGQHGVNIMEFCKAFNARTQGLEPGLPTPVIITVYSDRSFTFETKSTPASVLLKKAAGLTSGSARPNTVKVGTVTRAQLEEIAKTKNADLTAADMEAAVRTIAGSARSMGLNVEGV
- the secE gene encoding preprotein translocase subunit SecE is translated as MTPKAEAQGSRFDLLKWLVVVALVIVGVVGNQYYSASPILYRVLALLVIAAVAAFVGLQTVKGKSFFVLVKEARTEIRKVVWPTRQETTQTTLIVVAVVLVMALLLWGLDSLLGWLVSLIVG
- the nusG gene encoding transcription termination/antitermination protein NusG, whose translation is MAKRWYVVHAYSGYEKHVMRSLIERVKLAGMEDGFGEILVPTEEVVEMRNGQKRKSERKFFPGYVLVQMDMNEGTWHLVKDTPRVMGFIGGTADKPAPITDKEAEAILRRVADGSDKPKPKTLFEPGESVRVNDGPFADFTGTVEEVNYEKSRIQVAVLIFGRSTPVELEFSQVEKV
- a CDS encoding pantothenate kinase; translation: MILELDCGNSFIKWRVLGADVERVIGEGVVDSDLALLESLSALKGLALKHCRLVSVRTAEETGALIALLTETFGISVVCATPAREMSGVRNGYEEFERLGLDRWLAMLGGFHLASGACLVLDFGTAVTADFVARDGEHLGGFICPGMPLMRNQLRTHTRRIRYGDLAAERALESLAPGRTTVEAVERGCLLMLRGFVQAQLELARSYWGEDFAVFLTGGDADLVSETVPEAKVVPDLVFVGLAMACPLS
- the rplA gene encoding 50S ribosomal protein L1 yields the protein MAKLTKRQKAIAGKIEAGKAYNFVDAAALLSELSTVKFSESFDVAVNLGVDPRKSDQVVRSATVLPHGTGKTVRVAVFTQGPAAEAALAAGADRVGMDDLAAEMKGGDLNYDVVIASPDAMRVVGQLGQILGPRGLMPNPKVGTVTPDVATAVKNAKAGQVRYRTDKNGIIHTSVGKVGFDAVKLKENVEALIADLKRIKPASSKGIYVKRVTLSTTMGPGLVIDQGSLDA
- the rpoB gene encoding DNA-directed RNA polymerase subunit beta, encoding MAYSYTEKKRIRKDFSKLPDVMDVPYLLAIQLDSYREFLQAGATKDQFRDVGLHAAFKSVFPIISYSGNAALEYVGYRLGEPAFDVKECVLRGVTYAVPLRVKVRLIIFDKESSNKAIKDIKEQEVYMGEIPLMTENGTFVINGTERVIVSQLHRSPGVFFDHDRGKTHSSGKLLYSARIIPYRGSWLDFEFDPKDCVFVRIDRRRKLPASVLLRALGYTTEEVLDAFYTTNVFHVQGENLSLELVPQRLRGEIAVLDIQDDKGKVIVEQGRRITARHINQLEKAGIKELQVPLDYVLGRTTAKVIVHPATGEILAECNTELNTEILAKIAKAGVVRIETLYTNDIDCGPFVSDTLKIDSTSNQLEALVEIYRMMRPGEPPTKDAAETLFNNLFFSPERYDLSAVGRMKFNRRIGRTEIEGSGVLCKEDIVAVLKTLVDIRNGKGIVDDIDHLGNRRVRCVGEMAENQFRVGLVRVERAVKERLSMAESEGLMPQDLINAKPVAAAVKEFFGSSQLSQFMDQNNPLSEITHKRRVSALGPGGLTRERAGFEVRDVHPTHYGRVCPIETPEGPNIGLINSLAAYARTNQYGFLESPYRVVKDALVTDEIVFLSAIEEADHVIAQASATMNDKKVLIDELVAVRHLNEFTVKAPEDVTLMDVSPKQVVSVAASLIPFLEHDDANRALMGSNMQRQAVPTLRADKPLVGTGMERNVARDSGVCVVARRGGVIDSVDASRIVVRVADDEVETGEAGVDIYNLTKYTRSNQNTCINQRPLVSKGDRVQRSDIMADGPSTDMGELALGQNMRIAFMAWNGFNFEDSICLSERVVQEDRFTTIHIQELTCVARDTKLGPEEITADIPNVGEAALNKLDEAGIVYVGAEVGAGDILVGKVTPKGETQLTPEEKLLRAIFGEKASDVKDTSLRVPTGTKGTVIDVQVFTRDGVERDARALSIEKTQLDEIRKDLNEEFRIVEGATFERLRSALVGHKAEGGAGLKKGQEITDEVLDGLEHGQWFKLRMAEDALNEQLEKAQAYIVDRRRLLDDKFEDKKRKLQQGDDLAPGVLKIVKVYLAIRRRIQPGDKMAGRHGNKGVVSVIMPVEDMPHDANGTPVDVVLNPLGVPSRMNVGQILETHLGLAAKGLGEKINRMVEEQRKVAELRTFLDEIYNQIGGRNEDLDSFSDQEILDLAKNLRGGVPMATPVFDGAKESEIKAMLKLADLPESGQMQLTDGRTGNKFERPVTVGYMYMLKLNHLVDDKMHARSTGSYSLVTQQPLGGKAQFGGQRFGEMEVWALEAYGAAYTLQEMLTVKSDDVNGRTKMYKNIVDGDHRMEPGMPESFNVLIKEIRSLGIDIDLETE
- the rplL gene encoding 50S ribosomal protein L7/L12 gives rise to the protein MSISQDDILNAVAEMSVIQVVELIKAFEEKFGVTAAAASAGPAAAAAVVEEQTEFNVMLTEAGEKKVNVIKAVRELTGLGLKEAKAVVDGAPAMVLEAVAKDAADKAKAALEEAGAKVELK
- the rplJ gene encoding 50S ribosomal protein L10, which gives rise to MAIKLEDKKAIVAEVNEAAKVALSAVVVDARGVTVSAMTGLRKEAREAGVFVRVVRNTLLKRAVADTEFSVLNDVFTGPTLIAFSNEHPGAAARIFKEFAKGQDKFEIKAAAFEGKFLAANQIDVLATLPTRDEAISQLMSVIQGATSKLARTLAAIRDQKEAVAA